Genomic DNA from Acanthopagrus latus isolate v.2019 chromosome 2, fAcaLat1.1, whole genome shotgun sequence:
GTTGAAAATAATGGCCTCCCACCCTCCCTAACAGGTGAGCCCTGGAGGAAACCTTCAGGACTTAAAGAAGAGTCAATTTAATTCTGTGGACTATCCGCAGCTTTGTTCCAAAAACACCAGTTATCGGCCTTCACCTACCCATATCGGTCAAACCCTCATCCCAGTCTCTGTAATGTGCTGTACAGGACATATGCACGTATAGTCCTCTGGTTAAGTCTTGATCCCAAACAGAGTCCTCATCACTTAGGAGAGTCTGCAGTCGGGGAGGGCTCCCTCTGGCCCTCCAGGCCGCTCACCAGTCTCTGGATGCTCTGCAGCTCATTCACTGAGTCCTTCACAGAGGTTTTGGGAGACGCGGTCCTCCTGCTCGACCCTCCCGTCTTGTGGTTGCTGTGATGCTCCGGGGCTGGGCTGGTCTCCCTGCTGCCCGGTTTGGAGGATTCAGAGCCCGGGTTGAGGCCGCCCTGCAGGCCGGTGGTGAGCAGGCTGGAGCTCTGAGACAGCGACACTGGGAGCTGATAGGGGTTGAAGCGGAGCCGGGGCCGGGATGAGCTCAGGAACGGGTTCCTGGAGAGTGGGCTGGAGGTGCTGGTGGCGGGGAGGGCTGAGGCCGAGGCTGCCGCTGCAGCTGCCGCCATGTAGGTGTAGGGGTACGGGAACAGACCTCCAAAGGAAGGCATGGGGATGCCCTGGAATACAAAGAGGGAAAGACTTTAAGTCAACGCTGCACATGTCACAATTTCCAATCAAGTGGGTAAATTAGTGACATATATTTTTTACTCAAACAGTAACCAAATGATCTGGTTTGTTAAGTTATTTAAAATAGGTATTGATGCAAACAACACACTATTTCTTTGTGTACAATTCTGTTACATTTTACTCCACAGAAgcctgaaaacatgtttacGAACTGAACTGAGTGCATTTATCATTAAATCTCCACTTATTGAATTCTGATCAGCTCTGAATAAAACGGAGCTCCGGCTGGACATATGTCCCCAAGAAGGGGAAACTTGACACCTAATCCCGTCTACACTCTCAACCAGAAGCTCCAACCTTCCTGTCCTGCTGACGTCAGCTCGGTGCTACAGGTGTGCAGGCGCACTACGTCATTCTCTGACCGGATGACCTTCCTTACCTGAGAGGCGAGCATGTGCTGGGACAGATGGAAGGGGAATGGGCTGGGGGTTCCTCCTGAGCCCTGGGCGGAGAGGCTGCCGTTTTCCAAACCACTTGCTCCGGATACAGAGGCCAATAGATGCCCCATGCCCATAGCAGAAAAGGCTCCGGGGGCCATGGCAAACTGCCCGGGGTGAAACAACAACGGCGATCCGGTGTTCAGAGGGTTAAAGAACTGCTGACTGTGCAGGCCAGACAGAGCCAGGCTTTGTAAGTGGCCCGGGCTGAAGTGCGAGGGGCTCTCGGTCTGGACCATGAGAGGGGAGAAGGCTTCCTTAGTGGCACTGATGCCTCCAGCCTCTGAGTCCTTTGTCAACACGTCCACGGTGTCCTTCCTGTGCCTGCTCTCCGCTTTGTCCTTCTCAAGGTTCCTTATACTGAATATGGAGTCGTCCTTCTTTTCTGTGCTAGGCCTGTCCCTCACGCGCTCCTCACACCTGGAGCTGTAGGGGGACTCGGGTTCAGGTCCCGGGCTGTTGGAGCCGGCACAGAGCTCGTCGTGGTGCTCCAGCTCCTGCTCGCTGTCAGTGCATGTTTTGTCatctaaaaaaatacaattcaaacAGGGGAGAAGTGGCGTAAGTGTAACTGTCCCCCGAGCCTCCGCatctccagcacacacacacacacacacacacacacacacacacacacacacacactagaatGGCAACATAAGCCTGGTGGGAGCCCCAAACTCTCAAAATCCACCCTGCACATTTCCCACCATATGTTCAGTCATTAAGAAATTAACACATGgcctacattttaaatatagatttaCACTGTATATAATAACCTTATTTAATGACTGTATAACTGTGTAAACCTTTTGAAAATGCAGACATTACAGAAGTCCAcatgttgaaattaaaaaaagggccAGTTGAGGCTAACACTGCTGAGGCtttgtaaaaatgaatcaaCTTGAGAAATTAAGGGACGTTAATTTTCTGTAGAATTAAAGGGAACTCAATAACACCAATAAGAGTTTTACACACTGTATATGGTCAGTGAGAACATTTCAATTTACAGGGCAGTAAAATAGTTCACTGTAGTCATCAAGTCACTGCAGGCTGATTTTGCTGTTTACATAAACAGTTAATTGTTCTGTATAGAATTTAATTTGATCCTGCACATTAGATATAATTAATTTTAAATTACCACACAGGCCAGCGTAACAACGGGAAATAGGAATTATAAAATCTATTCCTGCATGACAGTGATATTTTCCTCACCTTGTCGGTTATTTTCTTCAACCAAATTACACCACATTTGGacaatttaaataaattaaaggtgcaatgtgtagtttttgggaagaacTTTATTTCAGAAGTAAAAGATCTTTATTTGcaaactctcttttttctcctgaatgaataaactgaataaacaaactgaccttgaaggatGACTGAATTTATACTGTTATACTTTGTTTgaatgtggcggaccctgccacctttctagcttcaaatagtgttcggggaccttattttcctctgacaacaggtTCTCTATTCAAttatggaataaataaatatttctcaaGTTTCtattataacctcattaatattgtaaaaaaattctgagttcaaatttctcctccaaaatcACAAAGAGCCCCTTTAAGATACATTTCCATTCTAAAGTTCAAGGCTGTATAATTGATTACAACCACTGCTAATGGTTTTTATCGCCATCGCTGAAACTCATGCTGGCGCCCTCGCTGgccccaaaataaaataaacaatgatgTTTCTCACCTCGACTGGGCCTGCTGAACCTCAACGGACTGGAACCGGCTCCCAGCGGGGAGTGGGCGGCGTCCCTGCCGATCGGAGGATCACTGGAGGAGGCGTCCGAGTCCGCACCTTCCCGATCCGCCTTGCACTGGTCCTCATACATCCGCAGCGACGGCATagtcagctgtttcctgtcaataacaacaacaatgttaataataatgataataataatgttattattattattatttattagaataaatgcaataataataataacaataataataataataataataataataataataataataataatagatggTGATTTGAGATATCCTTGAGATATCAAGACCTCGCAATAAAAAATGCCGGAggaccagcacacacacacacacacacacacacacacacacacacacacacacacacacacacacacacagacagagtcaTTACTGCAGGTGTTGataccttttctctctccttccgtTCCCCGTGTCCCGGAATCCTTTGGCAAATGGGTTGTTGTCGATCTTTAGCTGCGTTatctgtcaaaaacacaaattatgaTGAATGTCGGAGGAGTGGAAACACAATTAACTCGTGACGTCCACTATCTTGGAGCCCGCCGCCTCCACCAGCCAATATCTGGGACAGCAACGTGTTTGGATTAACAcgcgcaaaaaaaaacagtggattGGACCGGAGCCACGGTGGGCCTCGGATTTGCATTATTAATAAAAGCGTAATGACGGGGCGTTATTCTCATAGGCCCCTGGAGAGGAATTCTGCCACGAAATATTCCTCAATGGGGCCACACGAGCCTCCGTCCCcccagaaaaaaataaataaaaaggcaggGGGAGCAATACTGGAACAGATGACTATCAtatcaataattaataatgcGGTTTGGATCACTGCTGCCTCGCGATGTGTCCTGATGTGGAAGAAGGTCGGTGTGGCTCCACGCAGCCGTCCAAGCGCCGCATGCAGGAGGCTCTGGGCTCCTGGAGGCCCTCTGTGGCCCTCGAACAGGACGCTCCGGGCGGTTTGTGAtttgagcagagagagagagagtctcgCAGCATCTGTCCGGCGCGGCTGCAGGGTGACCAGCCTTTTAAATGCCCTCTAATCGATGGTGACTCTTTGCCATAAACTTTTACAacaagacccccccccccccccacacacacacacacacacttcagccaGAGCCCCCTGGACACAAGCTCCAATTATCTTCATAGAGGAGGATAAAGAGGCCGCGACTGGCGCTCATAATAAATGccatcaaatacacacacatgcaaaaccTCTATTCTGATATGCTGGATTTTTAGATTGtcgccattttttttttttgcgaggaTAAACACTAAATGTATAGAGAGGACACGgctggcaggttttttttttaatgccgcATGACAGCGAGGCACAACACACTCTCCGCATTTACACGCCTAATTTCTTCACTTCTGGTCAAGGTAACAGCGCATGAATTGCAAGATAACACACAACACTAGCTGCGAATTTGAATATCATGGTGAACGTGTTGTGCTACAGCCACAAGTCCAGGCtaaacagcaattaaaaaaaaaaaaaaaaaatcaagtgggACATAGGAGTCCTCTGCAGGGAAATTAGGCGACCTACAAAATCAGATTAAGTCTTCGGGGGTTGGtggcggggggaggggggcgcATGTAGGACATTTATTATGCAAAAGTATAGCATCCATATTTAGAGCAGTTGGCTGGAGTGTGAACCGTGACTCACCTTGTCGTTCTGGTACGCCGTCACAGCCACGAACTCGGTCTCCGGGAAGACGTACGTCCTGAAGGTGCTGTAGGGGAGCTTCAGGATGTCGTTGGCCCGCACTATGTGGAACCGGGGCTGGTACTTGTGCATGGAGTTCAGGATTGTCtggaccaacacacacaaacacacacagcttcgCAGTGAATATCGCAGTATAGGGTCGGGTCGCTGTTGCAACTCGACAGCAGACAGGAGATGTTGACGCGGATCATCCGGCGCATTGTTGTCGATGCTGTTATAATTACTGTGTGAGCAGACTCGTCTGTAATTAGTGCGGgccaaaagggaaaaaaaaaaaaaaaaaaaaaaaaaacctgaccaGGCCACACATGTTGTCATGAGGGCTCACAGccgcagcaacacacacacacacacacacacacacacacacacacacacacactaaagtgATTTGATTGAGCTTGTGTCGGGAGGAGAGCTGCACACACCGACTCTCTCATtccgtttttatttttttttttttatttcaatgtgCCACCAAGTACAGACGCACGACAAGACGCGAACCTGGAATTATCCGTCTCAACAAGCACAGCAGCGCAGTTAAACGCGCTggcactttcaaaataaaatatactcATCATCTACaatttgaaaacacagaaaacgcGCGACGCCAGATCGGGTTGCGCTCCGTGAGGGCCGGATGCAGAAATTAATTCCAGATACGAGCAAAAATGATATTTCCCCCTCACAACGCGGGCAGAGAGCGCCTGCGCACGGACAGAAATCCTGCCTGTAACCGATTGCAAATTTAGActgacatgtaaatgttgaatttgtttCCAGTCGGAGGCGCTCTGCCTGCCAGCCACACGGACTGTATCACACATTCATCATTTGCTCCGATTCTTTTTAAACTCGGAGCATATTGTTGCACCAGTGAAATAATATGAAATCTATGGGTTTCTGTTAATGGGGGAAATAGAGCAGGAAAGATATGCAAACACCGCAGCACCAGCCATACTATACACAACAGTACAGACTTAATACAAACCcgtactatactatactatatattacaatacaatacaataccaTACGATATGATACAATACCATACtctactatactatactatatattacaatacaatacaataccaTACGATATGATACAATACTATACtctactatactatactatatattacaatacaatacaatacaatacaatacgaTACGATATGACACAATACTATACTCTACTAAACTATACTATatattacaatacaatacaatacaatactatacgatatgatacaatacaatacaataccaTACCATACAATACTCTACTCTACTCTACTATATATTACAATACACTACCATACAATATAATACTATACTGTACTATGCTACACTATACTATTAGGTGGGGGCATATCAGACACGTCAGTGAACTCAGTTCACGTCATTTCTCTCTGACCCTATTTGATGATACACTTAATCCCTCCACCTTGCAAACACCCAGCTCAGatatgttctttctttctttctttctttctttctttctttctttctttctttctttcttttaattccCAAAACGTGGGTTAGAAAGAGAGGATCAGTGCGGTGTACAGGGACGGAGCTGGGCCTGGGCTCGGATGTACACATGCGGGTTTTGGAGAGCTTGAGGGGGGGAACACAAGCTGTGTGAGTCAGCGGCAGAGGGACGTCAAGTGGGGACAAAGTGTCAACTGCACGTCCAGCACCGTCCGTGTAGTCGTCCGGAGCGCACATGTTCTATATTTCAGAGTCCTGTTTCAGAGAGCTTACAGCTCTGCAGTCTCCCTGTATTGTGCCCACGCTTTGgactctgtttttatttattttccgttttttcccccctcttctccTGGCTGTTTCCTGTTATTATCTTTGCTGCTACAACGACCCACTTTTCTCATGGGCTTCATAAAAATTTGATGcgatttttacaaaaacaaaacaaaacaaaaaaaaccacccTGGCCCGTCTGCTCCAGCAGCGAACACCTCACAGCCGACAGcatgtaaatacaaatacatatcTATATAAATCTAACTGTCTCTGCTCAGGCGAGAGGAAGAAACCTGTCTGTACTTACAAATCCGTGCTTGTCCGAGATGTTGTTGGTCAGCTTGAGTTTATGGAAAGCAACAGGCTTGGCCATCCACTGCTCGCCGGTGGCCGGGCTGTCCGGGTGGATATACATCCTCTTGGGCATCTCCGGGTCGGCCTTGCCCGCCACCATCCAGCGGGAGTTGTGGAACTTGTAGCGGCAGTCGTCCGCCGCCACGATGTCCATCAGCAGGATGTACTTGGCTTTTTTATCGAGCCCGTTTATTCGCACTTTGAACGGAGGGAACATCCtcctgtggagagaaaaaaaacacgcagGGGAAGTCAGCACGCCCGAGATTcgaccaaaacacaaaaacacacgacTTCACATGATCACCGGACCGGCCTGACAGAAGGGCCGcggaaggaggggggggggggaaacacgCCGCCGTGACAAGAGGAAATATTGTAATTGTCTGATATTACACGCAGCAGCATAGCACGaacatagtgtgtgtgtgtgtgtgtgtgtgtgtgtgtgtgtgtgtgtgtgtgtgtgtgtgtgttgtgtgtgttgtccaaGCCTTACACTACAAAGCTGAGCAGTATATTTATGAGCGCACCACTTCACGTCTCTGCTTTTTTTGAAGTGACAGCCTGTTTATAAAAAAGCCAGGAGCTGCAGTTAGAGAGATAACCGTGAGTAAAGCTCAGGCCacaggttacacacacacacacacacacacacacacacacacacacacacacacacacacacacacacacacaacatatggAGCTCTGCTTTCATCAGTCtggtgagggggaaaaaaaaaaaaaaatcaaaaatatcccccccaaaaaataaattcctctttgattcagttatttcagccattttaaCTCCAcgtgtaaaaaataaataaatagataaagtTGAAATATTTGGTGTAAATTTCGTAGTAAACATTGCGTAGTTTTCCTTCTTATTCGTATGAATTACGGGAGAGGCTGACAGCCGGCGGGGAAATAAAAACGGAGTAGTAAAGGCCTGAGGAGCAGACTGCCCTGTGATAACGTCAATAAACAGCTTTATTCTCTCTCAGCGtggctctgcacacacaaactgctttttaaaaaaaataaataaaataaaattaaataaaattttGTTGACGAGCCCATGAGGAGGATGGCTGTAGTTCTGAGGCACTCTTACCTTCCAGACTTGGTAATAACCATCTCCGTCCCGAGTTTATGAAACTGGTCCCAAAGATCCTTGGCTTCCAGTGTAACTTTGGGGTCGTCGTCGACTTCCTCCTCGGGCTCCAGGCTCTTCATGCTGCGGAGATGAGCCGCCTGATGGTGGCTGAGGGCCGGGTGGAGCCCAGCCTCTGCCGCCCCGGCCAGGCCGTGGTCCGCAATAGGCTTAGTGAGCGCCCCGGGAGGCAGGCTGAGCGCCGGGAAGAAGGAAGGCTGCGCGGCCGCTAGAAAGGCGGACATTGGGAAGTCGGTCGGCCGGTGTGCGTGGAAAGGGTGATAAGCCATTGCAGTCCCTGTAAAAACTGGATCTCTCATCGGTGCATCCACAAAAACCGAAGTGAAATAATGGATGTTTTTAGTGGTATTTCCCCCCAAACTAGAGCCAGTGTAGGTCCGCGCTTCGCGAGCAGTTAATTTGTGTAAAGCGGCACAGGAGAGCACAGCGCCCTGGCGCACGGCAGCGCGTTATCAGGGTGAAGAAAATAGCCCAGAGTTGCCGCTGGTGGGTTTTCCTGCGGTTCCTCCGCCGAGTCCTTCAGTGGAAGCGGCGCTGTGAAGGCAGAGCCCGGCTGCGCTGAGTACCTCTCACAGAAAGAAGCAGTTCCTCTGCTTCAGTCATCCCACACTGACTGGAGAGATGTGGCCCCGTTCACTGCAGATCTGTGACTATCTCACATGTCCTTCCTGCCTCCATCCCCAACACTAATGAACCAAGCCCCTTTGATTGCTGATTTTACGCTTTCTGGACCAATTGTGGGCCCCTATAGGCGTGGTTCTGACAGCTCCGGCCAGACTctggaagaggagggaggggtgaggtgGGGGGGACAAGAAGGTGTCGGAAGCATTAGCAGTaagaaaacatgtcaacagaATAAAATATTAACCAATGACAGGAAAGATCGGGAAATCCCACCCCCATTTCCAAGCCAAACACCGGGTCAGCCCTCAGTTGTTGGCCGGTGGAGGCATCACCTCTCTCggcttgcatttttttttttttttttttttacaatgtcgCCTCCGGAGAAGCCGACCTGTCCACAGGCTCACTGTCTTAATTCTCACCTTAATACGGAGGAACGGCTCCAGTTGTCCACGTTTAGCACTGCCTTTCAGAACAACTCCCAACAGTAAACCCACGGCGCGCAGCTCACGCTCTGCATTCCGGGGAGATTTTATTTCaaagagctgctgctctctcgGTCGCTCTCTATAATAACAGACTTGTCATTATTCCATGTTATCGGCTGTTTTGACGCTTAGGCTGGATTTGCCTCACACTAGCCCCGGCTATGTTAGCTGTGTGTACACTGACTTCAGCCTCATGCAGCCCCGGCTTCCCCGGGCGAGAGAGCCGGTTTATCTGTTCGTCTTTTCCTGACCGAGCTGACGGGGGAGGCGGcacggcggcggcagcggcggcggcagcgtAATAAAGAGACAAGGCTGGAAAAGACAAACCCAGATGCTGcgcggagggagagagagagagagaaaaaaggaaaaaaaaaaagaggaaaccaGATGAATGGTGATGAATGAatttttctaaaagaaaaagggaggaggacagCGGTGAGTGATCACTTCGGTACAAACTCTTCCTTGTTTGGGTGAAGTTGCACATGAAGTGAGTTGTCGGGGACGCAGGCGTGTAGATTGTGACTGTGGATTGTGTGATTGTTGTGCTCTCCCCGCTGCTTCGCGTCCGCGCTGATTGTGTGCAGAGAAGCgtttgtgtttccacatcaAACAGCCGCGGCGATGAGATGATTTAGAGCCCGAGTCTCGGGGCTGAGGGCAGGCCGTGGTGGCGTGTAATCTCCGACAGGTTGTATTTTGTCAAAGCAGGGACAGTGCGGAGCTCCGGGAGCCACGGGGGCCCCCCACCAGCCGCCCCGCACTCCGCTCTGCTGAGCTcctttagaagaaaaaaaaaaaaaaacccagcgCCGCAGCTCCTGATGAACTGGGACTCAGTTTGTTAAGGAGCTGCTCGGCGCCAGTCGGCTGATGCGCCACAATAAGAACAATCTCTTGTCTCTTTATATTTACCCTGAAGTCGTGCATGTGCGACCCCTCAGGGCCCCTCCGGCAGCCTCATCTGCGCCTCCGCTCCTCGGCTCTGCCTCGGTCATGACTTGGTGTCagatgtgaatttttttttctttctttctttctttcttttttggataAACAGCTGCTCTCGCCGgggcaggaaggaaggacagTGATGTGGGCCACAACCGCCACTatgacaaaaactgaaacaaaaagtgatAATCCCTGTGAATGAGACCGTCAGACACAACTGCGCATTTCCTATTAACCCCTGGAACACAGCCGCGTCCCTGTGGCTTCCGCTGACAGGCTTACAAAACTCTTACTGGccataaaaatgtcatgaataaTATTTACCAACCCTCAGGAAACGTGCATTAAATTCACTTCAGTCAGCTCCCAATCAGCCGCTACAGGAAACCACGCCGATCAAAAACcgaaattgttttcttttccttaaagCCCTCTGCAGACAGTTCAGCAGCCGGCACCTGCACGTCAGACAGAGCATGTTATGTGATTCAGGAGCATGAAATGTTTGCACACCTCCGCCGCGCTACACACTTGTTGCTCGGCTTCCATCAGATTGAAGCCACCGTGCGCCAGGAGCGAGCGGGGCCTGACACGGAGCTGCAAGCGCGCCAGAGCGCACCGCACCTGAATGAAGCGAGCCCTGGAAACACATTCTGCTGGACACAACAAGTCCCCCCGGAGCGTGAATTGTTTCACAGCGGGGCCCCAACAGCAGCCAGCGACaatatgagacaaaaaaaaaagtttttttttttttgtttttgttttttttttttttcagtcagcaaAGGTGTTGGAAATAAATGCCAGCGAGCATCAGCTTCACAGGGGAAGCGTAAAATCACCAGGACTGTCCTGCACATGCCTCACCGTTCTCTCCGGAGTCACAGTGTGACGGGTATCTGCTGTAATTTGGACGGACCGCTGACTTGTTTGGAATGCTGCACCTTCAGATTTATGAAATGACAGAGATGTAGGAGCGCCGTGGGAGCGGCGGCGGTTAGTCAGACCTTTGGAGCTGCATGAGGAGCTTTAGTGGGGAGaagggaaagaaggaaaaaaaaaaaaaaaaaaagattagcaACATATGGAGGTGGATAACGGTTTTTCTGCCGGAATACTCAACTGGATAATTGTATCAACAATGCTTGTGCAAATTAGTCACCATTTATTTGTTCTGTGCCGTACAGAAACCTCCATTACGCGCGATTTAAAAGTCATTAAGTCGAGGGAGGACTGCTCCGAGCTGATGGTGTGTCCACAGAGCAGGGGCACCGTGCTGTAGATTAACATGTTCTCTGTGCTGGAGATTAACGAAAGCAGACAGTACATTTGCCGCTCCGACTTGTTTTTTGGAATGTGTGTGTCCTAGGTGTGAGGGGTGGCCGCCCTATGGAGGGTGTAACACACCACAAGATAAAGTTTGGGAACATTTATAAAGAGCGTATTCAGAAGTTTGAGTTACCGGTGCACCGCAGTTTAGATCTTTTATAATATTGACAAAATTGTCAATATGTTTTCCCCACAAATGTGTCCAAACAGGAAAGGTCAGAGGCCCAGCTTGAGATATTTGACGCAGGAGTTGTCGGTCACCCTCTAAGCTGGCTTTGCATTTAAAGTGAATTAACTGCTTGCATGACGCTTCCCTTACAGGAAGTTGACTAAAGCTTTCTTCTGTGTCCTTGATCCGTCCGCtcaatacaatataatacagctgcagatgtgaaaatgtgcgCAAGAGCGTCTTCCGTCCGGGCGCGCTGGCCCTGCGTCAGCGATCCGGACAGAAGACGCTCTAATTACAACATAACAGGACAGTTTTGCGCCATATTCGTCTATAATCGAGTattgttattttcttcctcccttcgACATtgttcctttcttccttttatctctccatcttctcctcccaTCTCCCTGCATCATCTCTCCGGCTATATTTAGCGGCTAGACTGAGGCCTTGGCGCCAGACCGTTTAAGACCTGTCAAAGTCCCTCATATTTCCCCTTGTCACATGGAAACCCGGCGACCAGcggccctctcctcctcctcctcctcctcctcctcctcttctcctccacctcctcttctcctcctccttttttcttttccttctcctcccttctcctcctcatgcAGCTACCAGcatgccctcctcctcctcctcctcctcctccgcttcatctcctccacttcctcttcagTCCACTCTGCTAAATGAAACATATCACTTCTCACTTGTaggaaatgcaaatgtttcctcagtccctcccaacacacacgcgcacacacacactggcccgTGCAGATCATATTATTTGGAACAAATAAGATGCTTTTCGGGACCAGAATAATACCTGGAGCACCGCAgctctcatttaaaacaaacccaGAGGAACATGCACGCTGGACATGGCTTCATGACAAACTCAGTCATAAACTACAACCACTCAGATCCAGTAACCTGTCAGCCCCTGCAGCCTGTTTCACATTCACCCAGTCACGGATCTGAAACTGCTCAGCCAGTCCTGTGTGGGTGCGCCTAACTGACAGGTAGACCGCCAGGTGGGGGCGCTATAGTGACCCAGGGGAGTCAGAGGAGAGCGACAGAGCTGTCACATCCACGGCGCtacagcagcca
This window encodes:
- the tbx2b gene encoding T-box transcription factor TBX2b isoform X1, coding for MRDPVFTGTAMAYHPFHAHRPTDFPMSAFLAAAQPSFFPALSLPPGALTKPIADHGLAGAAEAGLHPALSHHQAAHLRSMKSLEPEEEVDDDPKVTLEAKDLWDQFHKLGTEMVITKSGRRMFPPFKVRINGLDKKAKYILLMDIVAADDCRYKFHNSRWMVAGKADPEMPKRMYIHPDSPATGEQWMAKPVAFHKLKLTNNISDKHGFVQTILNSMHKYQPRFHIVRANDILKLPYSTFRTYVFPETEFVAVTAYQNDKITQLKIDNNPFAKGFRDTGNGRREKRKQLTMPSLRMYEDQCKADREGADSDASSSDPPIGRDAAHSPLGAGSSPLRFSRPSRDDKTCTDSEQELEHHDELCAGSNSPGPEPESPYSSRCEERVRDRPSTEKKDDSIFSIRNLEKDKAESRHRKDTVDVLTKDSEAGGISATKEAFSPLMVQTESPSHFSPGHLQSLALSGLHSQQFFNPLNTGSPLLFHPGQFAMAPGAFSAMGMGHLLASVSGASGLENGSLSAQGSGGTPSPFPFHLSQHMLASQGIPMPSFGGLFPYPYTYMAAAAAAASASALPATSTSSPLSRNPFLSSSRPRLRFNPYQLPVSLSQSSSLLTTGLQGGLNPGSESSKPGSRETSPAPEHHSNHKTGGSSRRTASPKTSVKDSVNELQSIQRLVSGLEGQREPSPTADSPK
- the tbx2b gene encoding T-box transcription factor TBX2b isoform X3; this translates as MTEAEPRSGGADEAAGGALRGRTCTTSGRMFPPFKVRINGLDKKAKYILLMDIVAADDCRYKFHNSRWMVAGKADPEMPKRMYIHPDSPATGEQWMAKPVAFHKLKLTNNISDKHGFVQTILNSMHKYQPRFHIVRANDILKLPYSTFRTYVFPETEFVAVTAYQNDKITQLKIDNNPFAKGFRDTGNGRREKRKQLTMPSLRMYEDQCKADREGADSDASSSDPPIGRDAAHSPLGAGSSPLRFSRPSRDDKTCTDSEQELEHHDELCAGSNSPGPEPESPYSSRCEERVRDRPSTEKKDDSIFSIRNLEKDKAESRHRKDTVDVLTKDSEAGGISATKEAFSPLMVQTESPSHFSPGHLQSLALSGLHSQQFFNPLNTGSPLLFHPGQFAMAPGAFSAMGMGHLLASVSGASGLENGSLSAQGSGGTPSPFPFHLSQHMLASQGIPMPSFGGLFPYPYTYMAAAAAAASASALPATSTSSPLSRNPFLSSSRPRLRFNPYQLPVSLSQSSSLLTTGLQGGLNPGSESSKPGSRETSPAPEHHSNHKTGGSSRRTASPKTSVKDSVNELQSIQRLVSGLEGQREPSPTADSPK
- the tbx2b gene encoding T-box transcription factor TBX2b isoform X2, translated to MRDPVFTGTAMAYHPFHAHRPTDFPMSAFLAAAQPSFFPALSLPPGALTKPIADHGLAGAAEAGLHPALSHHQAAHLRSMKSLEPEEEVDDDPKVTLEAKDLWDQFHKLGTEMVITKSGRRMFPPFKVRINGLDKKAKYILLMDIVAADDCRYKFHNSRWMVAGKADPEMPKRMYIHPDSPATGEQWMAKPVAFHKLKLTNNISDKHGFTILNSMHKYQPRFHIVRANDILKLPYSTFRTYVFPETEFVAVTAYQNDKITQLKIDNNPFAKGFRDTGNGRREKRKQLTMPSLRMYEDQCKADREGADSDASSSDPPIGRDAAHSPLGAGSSPLRFSRPSRDDKTCTDSEQELEHHDELCAGSNSPGPEPESPYSSRCEERVRDRPSTEKKDDSIFSIRNLEKDKAESRHRKDTVDVLTKDSEAGGISATKEAFSPLMVQTESPSHFSPGHLQSLALSGLHSQQFFNPLNTGSPLLFHPGQFAMAPGAFSAMGMGHLLASVSGASGLENGSLSAQGSGGTPSPFPFHLSQHMLASQGIPMPSFGGLFPYPYTYMAAAAAAASASALPATSTSSPLSRNPFLSSSRPRLRFNPYQLPVSLSQSSSLLTTGLQGGLNPGSESSKPGSRETSPAPEHHSNHKTGGSSRRTASPKTSVKDSVNELQSIQRLVSGLEGQREPSPTADSPK